The Thermococcus sp. MV5 genome includes a window with the following:
- a CDS encoding nitrilase, translating to MKVGFIQMKPKLLDLDANLSKAEKLLKEAAKQDVKLIVLPELFDTGYNFETKDEVMEIAQQIPDGETTQFLVERAKEHEIFIVAGTAEKDEKGKLYNSAVIVGPIGGGYIGKYRKIHLFYREKLFFEPGNLGFHVFNIGIAKIGVMICFDWIFPEAMRTLALKGADIVAHPANLVLPYAPRAMPIRSLENRVFSITANRIGEERGLRFIGMSQINSPKAEILLRASEDKEEVGVVKINVEDARNKKLNEFNDLFKDRRPEYYIP from the coding sequence ATGAAAGTAGGCTTCATTCAGATGAAACCAAAACTTTTAGACTTAGATGCCAACTTAAGCAAAGCAGAGAAACTGCTTAAAGAAGCTGCAAAACAGGATGTTAAGCTTATTGTACTACCAGAACTCTTTGACACGGGATATAATTTTGAGACAAAAGATGAGGTTATGGAAATAGCTCAGCAAATCCCGGATGGTGAAACAACCCAATTTTTAGTCGAACGGGCAAAAGAACATGAAATATTCATCGTAGCTGGCACTGCAGAGAAAGATGAAAAGGGAAAACTTTACAATTCTGCCGTTATTGTAGGGCCCATTGGGGGAGGCTACATTGGAAAATACAGAAAAATTCACCTTTTTTACAGAGAAAAACTCTTTTTTGAACCAGGAAATCTTGGATTTCACGTATTTAATATTGGAATTGCTAAAATTGGAGTAATGATTTGCTTTGACTGGATTTTCCCTGAGGCCATGAGAACCCTAGCACTAAAGGGAGCTGACATTGTAGCACATCCAGCTAACCTTGTTCTCCCTTATGCTCCAAGGGCTATGCCAATAAGGAGTCTCGAGAACAGGGTATTCAGCATAACCGCAAACAGAATTGGAGAAGAGAGAGGATTGAGATTCATAGGAATGAGTCAGATAAACTCACCAAAAGCTGAAATTTTACTTAGGGCGAGTGAGGATAAGGAGGAAGTTGGTGTCGTCAAAATAAATGTTGAAGATGCCAGGAATAAAAAATTAAATGAATTTAACGACCTATTTAAAGATAGAAGGCCCGAATATTATATCCCCTGA
- a CDS encoding initiation control protein YabA: MIKRILCKDLYQEIERLERSIIELEEEIIELKTQLNMKTEEATSLYIENQSLRHKIERLEKTHNQLIEMLKKMKIPFVVIDEDEFKDIEVNK; encoded by the coding sequence ATGATAAAAAGAATCCTCTGTAAGGACCTCTATCAGGAAATAGAGAGACTTGAACGTTCTATTATTGAGCTTGAAGAAGAAATAATTGAGTTAAAGACTCAACTTAACATGAAAACAGAAGAAGCTACTAGTCTTTACATTGAGAACCAGAGCCTAAGGCACAAAATAGAAAGACTAGAAAAAACACACAACCAGCTCATTGAAATGCTCAAGAAGATGAAAATACCCTTTGTAGTAATTGATGAGGACGAATTCAAGGATATAGAAGTTAACAAATAG
- the alaS gene encoding alanine--tRNA ligase codes for MDMSTRMFKEEGWIRKTCKVCGKPFWTLDPDRETCGDPPCDEYEFIGNPGIPKKYTLDEMREAFLGFFERNGHGRVKRYPVLPRWRDDVLLVGASIMDFQPWVISGEAEPPANPLTISQPSIRFTDIDNVGITGRHFTIFEMMAHHTFNYPGKPIYWMDETVEYAYEFFTKDLGMKGEDITFKENPWAGGGNAGPAFEVLYRGLEVATLVFMQYKLAPPDADPSQIVEIKGDKYIPMDTRVVDTGYGLERLVWMSQGTPTAYDAVLKYVVEPLKRLAGVEKIDDRILMENSRLAGMFDIEDMGDLRVLRETVAKKVEIAPDELTRLVRPYELIYAIADHTKALTFMLADGVVPSNVKAGYLARLLIRKSIRHLRELGLEIPLSEIMALHIKELHKTFPEFKEMEDVILDMVNVEEKKYAETLERGSGLVKREIDKLKKQGIGELPLDKLMLFYESHGLTPEIVKEIAEKEGMRVHVPDNFYSLIAKEAEKTAKKEEGEQKIIDFELVQNLPDTRTLYYEDPFMREFDAKVLRVIENWVVLDATAFYPEGGGQPCDLGELNGIEVIDVQKIGKVILHKVKNPEKFKEGEVVHGKIAWQRRIQHMRHHTGTHVLMGALVRVLGKHVWQAGSQLTTDWARLDIAHYKRISEEELKKIELLANKIVMEDREVKWEWLPRTEAEQRYGFRLYQGGVVPGRTIRVLNIKDWDVQACGGTHLSRTGLIGPIKILRTERIQDGVERIIFACGEAAIKKWQEEGEILRKTSEVFRVPPEKLPETAERFFEEWKQARKEVEKLNKELAKLLVYELESKVERIGEVEFIGEIVEGEINHLREAALKLKKANRIVALISEDTNAVVISVGDDLPHKAGDLIRTITKVAGGGGGGKKDLAQGKIKNILKAKEAIEELKKAL; via the coding sequence ATGGACATGAGTACTAGGATGTTCAAAGAGGAAGGATGGATAAGAAAAACGTGTAAAGTGTGTGGGAAGCCATTCTGGACCCTAGATCCAGATAGAGAGACATGCGGAGATCCACCTTGTGATGAGTATGAGTTCATCGGAAACCCAGGAATTCCAAAGAAATATACTCTAGATGAGATGAGAGAGGCATTTCTAGGCTTTTTTGAGAGAAACGGACATGGAAGAGTAAAACGTTATCCAGTACTCCCTAGATGGAGAGATGATGTTCTTCTAGTTGGTGCAAGCATTATGGACTTCCAACCATGGGTTATAAGTGGAGAAGCCGAGCCCCCAGCAAACCCCTTAACTATTTCGCAACCCTCAATTAGATTTACTGACATTGACAACGTGGGTATCACTGGAAGACACTTTACAATCTTCGAAATGATGGCACATCACACTTTCAACTATCCTGGAAAACCGATATACTGGATGGATGAGACTGTTGAGTACGCTTATGAGTTCTTTACTAAAGATCTAGGTATGAAAGGAGAGGATATAACTTTCAAAGAAAACCCATGGGCCGGAGGTGGAAATGCTGGACCTGCTTTTGAAGTGCTTTACCGTGGCCTAGAAGTGGCAACCCTTGTTTTCATGCAATATAAATTAGCCCCACCTGATGCAGATCCATCTCAAATAGTGGAGATAAAAGGAGACAAATACATCCCCATGGATACGAGAGTAGTTGACACTGGTTACGGTCTGGAGAGACTCGTATGGATGAGCCAAGGGACACCAACAGCCTATGATGCCGTCCTTAAATATGTTGTTGAGCCGCTCAAGAGACTGGCAGGAGTGGAGAAGATAGATGATAGAATCCTAATGGAGAACTCCCGCCTTGCTGGAATGTTTGACATAGAAGATATGGGCGACCTGAGAGTATTGAGAGAGACTGTTGCTAAAAAGGTTGAAATTGCTCCAGACGAACTTACAAGACTCGTTAGACCATACGAGCTTATCTATGCAATAGCAGATCATACAAAAGCTCTCACCTTCATGCTGGCCGATGGAGTTGTTCCATCAAATGTAAAAGCCGGTTATCTGGCAAGACTTCTCATAAGAAAGAGTATAAGACATCTCAGAGAGCTTGGTTTAGAAATCCCCCTCAGTGAAATAATGGCACTGCACATAAAAGAACTCCACAAGACATTCCCAGAATTCAAAGAGATGGAAGATGTCATCTTAGACATGGTAAATGTTGAAGAAAAGAAATATGCCGAAACTTTAGAAAGAGGTAGTGGACTTGTCAAGAGAGAAATAGACAAACTCAAAAAACAGGGCATTGGAGAACTTCCACTTGATAAACTCATGCTCTTCTATGAAAGCCATGGATTAACTCCCGAGATTGTAAAAGAAATAGCCGAAAAAGAGGGTATGAGGGTCCATGTTCCAGATAACTTCTACAGCCTAATTGCAAAAGAGGCCGAGAAGACTGCCAAAAAAGAAGAGGGAGAACAAAAGATAATAGATTTTGAACTTGTTCAGAATTTACCAGATACAAGGACGCTCTATTACGAAGACCCATTTATGAGAGAATTTGATGCAAAAGTCCTCAGAGTTATTGAAAATTGGGTTGTCCTAGATGCCACAGCGTTCTATCCCGAAGGTGGTGGACAACCGTGTGATTTGGGAGAGTTGAATGGCATTGAAGTCATAGACGTTCAAAAGATAGGAAAAGTAATACTGCATAAGGTCAAGAACCCAGAGAAATTCAAGGAAGGCGAAGTTGTGCATGGGAAGATTGCCTGGCAAAGGAGAATACAACATATGAGACACCACACTGGAACCCACGTTCTTATGGGGGCCCTTGTTAGAGTTCTTGGAAAGCATGTATGGCAGGCCGGTTCCCAGTTAACCACTGATTGGGCAAGATTAGACATAGCTCACTACAAGCGCATCAGTGAGGAGGAACTTAAGAAAATAGAACTTCTAGCAAACAAGATTGTTATGGAAGATAGAGAGGTAAAATGGGAGTGGCTTCCAAGAACAGAAGCAGAACAAAGATATGGTTTCAGACTCTACCAGGGCGGTGTGGTACCCGGAAGAACAATTAGAGTACTTAATATCAAAGACTGGGATGTTCAAGCATGTGGTGGTACCCACTTATCAAGGACAGGGTTAATTGGACCGATAAAAATCTTAAGAACAGAAAGAATCCAAGATGGTGTTGAGAGAATAATATTCGCATGTGGTGAAGCCGCTATTAAGAAATGGCAAGAAGAAGGAGAGATTTTACGCAAAACAAGCGAAGTCTTTAGAGTACCACCGGAAAAATTACCCGAAACTGCCGAAAGGTTCTTTGAAGAGTGGAAACAAGCAAGAAAAGAAGTGGAGAAACTAAACAAAGAGCTTGCAAAGCTTTTAGTCTATGAACTCGAGAGTAAAGTGGAAAGAATTGGAGAAGTAGAGTTCATTGGAGAGATAGTAGAAGGAGAAATAAATCACTTAAGGGAAGCAGCACTCAAACTCAAGAAAGCGAACCGTATTGTAGCGTTAATAAGCGAGGATACAAACGCAGTCGTGATCAGCGTTGGAGACGATCTACCACACAAAGCCGGTGATTTAATAAGGACAATAACAAAAGTCGCTGGTGGAGGCGGTGGAGGCAAGAAGGATCTTGCCCAAGGAAAGATAAAGAACATTTTAAAGGCTAAAGAAGCCATAGAAGAGCTTAAAAAAGCTCTTTAA
- a CDS encoding Nif3-like dinuclear metal center hexameric protein gives MVLKDEIVAFLDAYLDINAFPDKSRNGLQVEGKEEVEKIAFAVDACMDTFVKAKALGADMLIVHHGLIWGGIEYVRGLVQKRLKFLLENEINLYAAHLPLDVHPEVGNNAQLLKLLDLEPKESFGEYNGLSIGYMAEFKEPKPLPLIAQILVEKLKVDYVKAYEFGVEEIKTLAVVSGRGGFAIPEAIEKRMDLFITGEFLHDDYHKAKEGRLSVIAAGHYATETLGVKALMPLLREKFEVKTVFIDNPTGL, from the coding sequence ATGGTACTCAAAGATGAGATTGTGGCATTCCTTGATGCATACCTAGACATAAATGCTTTTCCCGATAAATCCCGCAACGGACTGCAAGTTGAGGGGAAAGAAGAAGTAGAAAAGATTGCCTTTGCAGTCGATGCCTGCATGGATACCTTTGTGAAAGCTAAGGCTCTAGGAGCAGATATGTTGATAGTTCATCACGGCTTAATATGGGGAGGGATAGAGTACGTTAGAGGGCTCGTGCAGAAGAGACTCAAGTTTCTTCTTGAAAATGAAATAAACCTTTACGCCGCTCACCTCCCCCTCGATGTCCATCCAGAGGTTGGCAATAACGCTCAACTTTTGAAGCTTTTGGACTTGGAGCCCAAAGAATCCTTCGGAGAGTACAATGGCTTAAGCATTGGGTACATGGCGGAGTTTAAGGAGCCAAAGCCTCTTCCTTTAATAGCTCAAATTCTTGTAGAGAAACTGAAGGTAGATTATGTAAAGGCTTATGAATTCGGGGTTGAGGAAATAAAAACCCTTGCCGTTGTAAGCGGTCGGGGAGGCTTTGCTATACCCGAGGCTATTGAGAAGAGGATGGATCTCTTCATAACCGGCGAATTTTTACACGATGATTATCACAAGGCCAAAGAAGGAAGGCTCAGCGTTATTGCTGCTGGACACTATGCAACTGAAACTCTTGGAGTTAAGGCCCTTATGCCCCTCTTAAGAGAGAAATTTGAGGTTAAAACTGTGTTTATTGATAATCCCACGGGATTATAG
- a CDS encoding tripartite tricarboxylate transporter permease, whose product MSKAKILALLAIFPFAMLIQGLRGLYGQSAFISIFLAITIGPILYELLTLISPNNHRLKREDYARIKLVKTGKISLNPLHHLTKAEVTLSSVLAGLSSILATFMSPVGLTVLFGDLTKESQKDELKGSLMAYAVRDAIKNATYIGGTLIPLIALGVPTGPMSAGPAHPFFAELAAFGGATPRDVLLQRYSTPTIMLVTIYATIFAAFLAYFILIKYSKQLTRFVFKKVPAEALYAIFLAIVLVLAYNDAGIAGIFGSILVGLISATFVRNGVSIGILFMVLVAAPYLVGLLF is encoded by the coding sequence GTGTCAAAAGCCAAAATACTTGCACTGCTGGCAATATTCCCCTTTGCAATGCTTATTCAAGGACTCAGAGGATTGTATGGACAATCAGCCTTCATAAGTATCTTCTTGGCTATTACTATAGGCCCAATACTCTACGAGCTTTTAACCCTAATCTCTCCAAATAACCACCGCCTAAAGCGCGAGGATTATGCACGGATTAAGCTCGTAAAGACTGGAAAGATTTCACTAAACCCCCTTCACCATCTCACAAAAGCTGAAGTTACTCTTTCATCGGTCTTAGCTGGATTAAGTAGCATCCTAGCAACTTTCATGAGTCCCGTTGGATTAACGGTTCTCTTCGGCGATCTCACAAAGGAAAGCCAAAAAGACGAGCTTAAGGGATCTCTCATGGCATATGCAGTGAGAGACGCTATAAAGAACGCTACTTACATTGGAGGAACGTTGATACCCCTTATAGCATTAGGAGTTCCCACTGGTCCAATGTCCGCTGGTCCAGCACATCCATTCTTTGCTGAACTCGCAGCATTTGGAGGAGCCACACCGAGAGATGTCCTACTCCAGAGGTATTCAACCCCAACCATAATGCTTGTAACAATTTATGCAACTATATTTGCCGCATTCCTTGCATACTTCATATTGATCAAGTACTCAAAGCAATTAACTAGGTTTGTCTTCAAAAAAGTGCCTGCAGAAGCATTGTATGCTATATTCTTAGCAATAGTACTGGTGTTAGCATACAATGACGCAGGAATTGCAGGAATCTTTGGTTCAATCCTAGTGGGCCTTATCTCAGCGACATTTGTTAGAAACGGTGTCTCAATTGGAATACTCTTCATGGTGCTAGTTGCTGCACCATATCTTGTAGGATTGCTCTTTTGA